In Meiothermus sp. QL-1, the sequence CCTTCTTCGCCTTTGGCCTGGTGCGCGAGGGGGGGAACGTTTTGGTGAACGAAAAAACCCAAGGCGAGCACATCCTTTTGCGCGGGCAGGTGCTGGACGGCGACGGCGTGCCGGTGGACGACGCGCTGGTGGAGATCTGGCAGGCCGACGCCCAGGGTCGCTTTCGCCACCCTGCCGACCCCCAGTATGCCCTGAGCGACCCCCACTTCCGCGGCTTTGGCCGCTCGGGCACCACGGGGGAGGGCTTCTGGTTCCGCACCATCAAGCCGGGGCCGGTACCCCCCAGCCCGGTGCCCTGCATCGCGGTGCGGGTCTTTGCCCGGGGGATGCTGATCCACGCGGTGAGCCGGGTCTACTTCTCCGACCACGACAACACCCAGGACCCCCTCTTCGCCAGCCTCGACCCGGCCCGCCGGGAGACCCTGGTGGCCCGGCGCCACCTGACCCCGGCAGGGGTGGTCTACCGCTGGGACATCCACCTGCAAGGGCCGCAGGAAACCATTTTCTTCGACCTCTAGCCATGCCCTAC encodes:
- the pcaG gene encoding protocatechuate 3,4-dioxygenase subunit alpha, which codes for MRPQSPSQTVGPFFAFGLVREGGNVLVNEKTQGEHILLRGQVLDGDGVPVDDALVEIWQADAQGRFRHPADPQYALSDPHFRGFGRSGTTGEGFWFRTIKPGPVPPSPVPCIAVRVFARGMLIHAVSRVYFSDHDNTQDPLFASLDPARRETLVARRHLTPAGVVYRWDIHLQGPQETIFFDL